In Salvelinus fontinalis isolate EN_2023a chromosome 37, ASM2944872v1, whole genome shotgun sequence, the genomic stretch GGCGCAAGAAGTAAAGGCAGATGATATAACTGAAGACATACTGTAGATGGAGTGGTTGTTGCACGTCGACTGACCCGTATGGTGGATGGAGAAAATAAATTTACTTCATCCATACTAGTGTTCTTTAATGAAGAGTCTTTCCCTTCCCATATAAAGTCAGGATTCATTAGATACCCTGTAAGAGCTTTTGTGCACAAACCCTGTCAGTGTCATTAATGCAGAAGATTTGGTCATGTGTCAAATGTGTACAGACGGGAAGAGTATCATATGCCAGATTAAATGAAATGCTGCATTTGTGGTGGCGAACATGCGTCCGAATTCCTGGAGTGCCCTGTTAGGGTGAAGGAGACCGAGGTGGAAAGAGTAAGGGATGTCCAGTGTCTCCTATCTGGAAGCGGTGAGAAGAGTGGAAGGAGCGAATGCGGGGAAGAAACAATGGTAGTAGAGCCACACTAGTTTCTCATTAAACGAGGGATCATGAAATGTTAAAAAGTTGGACTTTGTAATATTTATTGTAATGGTCATAAACAGTATAGCACAAGCAGAGAAGTCTGATAAAATTGGAATCATTATGACTGCTGATTAATGTTTTTTAGATCTTTGTTGTTTCACAGCCGAGGCCTTCTAAGAAATCTTGTCTTTGAATGTTCCACCCTCACAGGCCCCTGAGCAGTTATGAATGGACTGTGATTGAAAAAGTGAGATGCGTTTTGTTTGTTGAAGTGtctattttttgtattttgtattatgTCATTTCCCCCACTTTTCTGCAATGGATTTTTGTATTTTCTCGTTCAATATCCCGTCCAGCTAATGTACTATTaacattggatgccaaccgccgtttaACCCaaatgaagaagaagaaaatgagAAGGCAGAACCAAAGATTTTTATAACTAAAACAAGAAATCCTATTGGCACGTTCTATTACACGTCTGTacatttccgttagggaacgcctactttgTGACGTGcacgtgtgcaataactcaatttgccTCTGCGCTCCTAAACAgcgcaatttaaaaaaaacttttgcaAAGTGTAAAGTCTAGAAAACTTTGCCCACTCTGTTCATAACCAattgtagttttgggaacagaaaactgtattgagatcaatcGATGAGAACATTTACAGAATGTTGGCCAAAATCCATCTAGTTCCCTCTTCTCCTACTGCTCGCCAGtaggcttcctctcactaccatatttgttAGGgacgccaaccggatgcttcacatttgtACATCCAgtaaaatatctgtctcattgttctatctgtggctgAACCACTCCTTCCTCATTCGCACATTTCAGAGTTTGCGTTTCCCCGGTTCTAAATAAGCTCCTGTTTGTCttcctgtttgttttgtcttgcaATCGCAGAAGAATGGATTATGTGTTCAGTGAGATCTGACATCTCTTAAAGGTTCGTGATTTTAAATAGTAAATCAAAATGCAATTTATCGTTTAGTTGATAAGGTTTTATTTCGGCTCTCGCTCGAATGTTACCGTTTATTCATTGGCCTAAACTTTATTACGGGAAAAACGTTTTATTGAGTTATTGCGGTAATCCACAATTATCCATGGATTGTCATAAGAAAATGGGTGaattgcatatatatatatatatacacacacacacatatatatagctTGTTTTGATAGCCTCGATGTATTCTATCCGTATTTATGGAAATAACTCATTCTTTCAAGTTGGAACTTTGTGACTCATCCTCAGGTCCGGCAGTGCTAGTCGTCAGTGGTCCAATTTGAAGTGCCATTCTATTTTTCCATCCTTCATTGGCCTATGTGCTATTTTGAAGTACcctagaaacaataacaaaacatatTTGCCAGTAATCACTTTGCTAATGGTGTGTTGTTGTAGGCAGTTACTATTTCAGGCAGAGAGTACTGCAATTTTGTAAAAGTTGATTTGTTTTATGGTTTTCCATTGAGTCAGTGTATTTTATTTTGTCCCCTTTAAGTTATGGGTTGTAGGTAGCACAATATTGGACTAAAGGAGCTAGCGTTACTCCTTTGTCAAAGAACCATACAAATACTCCATCTGAACGTGAAATCGATTCTCAATTGTTGtatgtctctagaaacataaatccctctactttcatatcatatcaaaataatttcacaaatgcaaatgTACACTATTTTAACCGTTTTAACACAATTGCAGATGATAGAATGTTAGTGACAGCACATTTGTGGAGTCAGTCTTCTGTTTACAAACAGGTGGTTGGAGACACAGatggctaattagcacaggtagtcCACTTTGGGATTGGGTTGGCGGATCGCATCCAACTTTTAGGTGCATATACCGCCACCCACTGTCTAGGAGTGTGAGGCCAGTCACGGCCTACCTACAATAAATTCTAGTACTACAAATATGTGGGAAAAGGAAAATTACCCTGCCAACTATTATCCCTCACACAAAAAACACCACTATTTCCACTATTTAACCGTATCTAATCTTACTACTGGCCAACGGTCTGGGAAGACAGATACTATCACAAAACACCCCCTGCaactcttctgcagtaaaacCTCGCAATCCCAAGGACTTCTTTGCAGCTGCCAACACAACCTCTATTTTTTGTGACTTACTTTTTCTGTAGTACAGTTGACAACCATGGCTATGAATGCTAAGTAACCCTCCATACTGAAGCACATTCTTCCCATCCCCCTGTATTGGTCTCTGCCTATTCACAggaatcctctcaggatccctcaccctGTACCCATCTTACTCTACCACTCTCTTCACTGCTTTAGCATACAACACTTTCTTTACTACTTTGACCCTGGAAACATCAACCTGCCTTTCTCTCACCGGACACCTCTGATTTCCAGCCCCATGGGTACCCCCACAGCTAACACACACAACTTTCTCCAccgatactacacattccttCGTCTCAtgtcctcctgcacacttctcaaATCTAATAATCTACCTCTTACATACTGCTGCCACATGACCATAAGCTTAGCACCTAAAACACTGTAGTACTTTTGTAACAACATTTCTCACGGGTTAACTGACACATCCTACATTGACCTTGTAGGGCAAGGACTGCATCAAAACTCAGCAGGACAAACAATGTCTTCAGTTTCACCACGTTCCTACCGCGTCTGCGTCACACCAAACGCCGGGCGTCACAGACACCAGTAATCTTCCATTTCAGCTGATCCTCCTCAACACTTAATGCCACCCCCTTTATCACTCCTTTCAACGTCGCCCTGCTCTGGGGAGCGAAGCAAGTCACAGTTCTTGTCGCGTGGTccggttgtgttttggaggacgcatgcaTATcctgagtccatacgggagttgcagcgatgagacaagactgtaacttccaattggataccacgaaattgtggagaaaacggggtaaagaaataaataaataaacgttCCACTTTTCTAATTTCTTTCTTGTCCACCATCTTCTCCTTTATCAGATCTTCCAGAAGGCTTGTGTAATCCACCACTCCATATTTACTCATAAGTTCATATGTTGTTAGCCATCTCTCCTGTTATCTTTCTCACCTCTATCGCTTAGATTCTGCCAGTCCACTCTGTCTTCCATctgttttccataaactagcGCTGTGACATGGAAATATGCCGTGTGGGAACCATAACCGTATAAAGTTGATCAAACCTTTGTTCTTTGGCAATTATTTCTCACCGATATGAAAGGTCCTCATGCTTCCAAAACCATACTGCAAGCGATGCGTGTTAATGTTCAGACGGAGTGTAGCGGCTCTTAACAAAACTTCCCCCTAAGGAAGACGCCTTTGTCCAATGActcttatgtgtaatgtaatgattcagaggggttgggttaaatgcggaagacacatttaatttgaaggcattcagttgtacaactgacgagTATCCCCCCTTTGCTTTCCTTTcctaatggaactgagagtcatgatcagGGGCTCGGGATGTAGGATAGGCTACTGTAGAGTCAAAAGAGTGGCATTTTGGCGTTAAAATAGTTTAGGTTTTAGCTGTATGTTGTCTTGATTTTAAAGGCTAATGTCAGTGCTTTACATAGGGAACACAACTTGACAGCTCGTTGTTGTAGGCCTATAATGTTTGTTGAACTGTAGATTATGGAAAATACAAATAGCCAAGTGAAGTAAGTCATGGGAGGAAATGTTGCCAGTGTAAAATGTTACTCTGAATTAAATGTCTCCTGGCTCTACAACTTTCATACCTCATCATAGTCTTTGACCTGAGGGAAATTTCAAAGAACAGACTAATTCCACCTAAAAGTCATGAACAACTTTCAAAGTTCAAAAGTCATGACAACTTCATGGCGTATATTTTGTATCGTATGCTAGGCTACTATTGCTGTTTACAGGGGAAATGCCAAATAGTTGTTCAGTCAAGTAATGACGCCAAGTAATTTTTTTCCGCTACACGTGCatcacagcattcctaacctagcccgcAATGTCTGCcatgtggatcgagcagtcaacaagtcgagcagtcatttgaaagggtaagaacatttcagcgagacaactcaggcgaaatccattaatgccaagataatggaattcattgcccttgacagtcaaccgttctctgtcgtgggtgatgttggcttttgcgacaggtcgagcaccggtacacactaatgTTACCAAGTGCACTATtattcagatgttgccctaccggagttacacagtaatagcgtcactgctattagcttcacgacatagctagctttagcttggtacctagatagcaccaatacaaccagcctgaaaacaataaccagtagaaactgcagtcattttcactgttcttagcaatgatttaggaatccttgtgagtaagtattagctaggtagccacttgttgtttgCCTATttaaattgaacttcagttcatgaaaataaatagctagccagctacttaaccttgATGCCCAAAGCTAATGTTATAAGCAGCCAGACaacttcatctggctagtgaggctcgacctgaccgggttatgtgttgtgaagctagccacaataaggattaggcacaatagtggaatttgctgtttgacttaaaaaataaaagtacctctttgaaagtgatgcagaaggttaaaattggtggaatcatgccatatttagactagatcacgttaaacaaggttggaatgtgaagcaatgaaatggggtatcagtttactcggtgacacccacagaacacaactgtgaagagtttatgCAAATATTAGCGTTGTAGCTCTTATCGTGGGACTGTGACTATTTGAAATCACCTACttagcctattgtgtgtattgacataTTGACCTctacagctttacctaaggattgggaatcaatgaaatggggtaacACTCAATAACCAATATATTTTTTCCCCAATGTCCcctcagagttatcagactccaaaagatccacgcagtattgtttttcctcaggaatagtgttcaatacacataggttgacaatacatgtggctcaattcacagttgtttcagagtcccgcaataagagctacgatgctaatgttctctgggtgtcactgagtagactgataccccgtgtcatgatccacaatccataggtaaggctgtacagtgaaataagtacGACCCCAATACAATTCTAAAGTataatacatccagtgtgattaacagatttgtcaaattaacaaattatcTTTTGCTGATTTTATATAttaacattccaaccttgtttagcaTGAGCTATTAagttatggcataattctactatttgtattcatttacaTCACTGTCAATAAAATAGTTTTATTTTGAAAACTAAcccaaagacccaaacggcgttccatagaaatcctggttgagaatgaaatgactgaacaaatgagcaacgaaacagcacagcaagtaagtgaaagaaatagaataggttttgattatgttttactggtaatggggacatgcgTAAActccaacaaaataactttttgttcagtgtggtgtgtgtgtgtaacctttattttactaggcaagtccctaaagaacaaattcttatttacaatgacggcctaccccggccaaacccagacgacgctgggccaattgtgcagtgccctatgggactcccaatcacggccggatgtgatacagcctggattcgaaccagggacggtagtgatgcctcttgcactgagatgcagtgccttagaccgctgcatccatgtgtgtgtgttaactatttaactgtactagaatgcttaaaaggccgccaaaaatgtaatatcggtgcatcactaatcTGGAATGTTTATGTTCAGTCTCCCAAAAGCTTGTTCATTTCATGACCCATTCATAATGCCTACAATTCCTTTATTTCTCAAAATATTTAGAAGTCTGCTTTTTTGATTATATGCTCACCCCAAGGGTTGGTAATATGAGATACTGTTGTTGAAGTTCTGTTAAAAGCTTCAAAAATAAGATTTTGAAAGGGCCCTTATGTTATTTCCTTTCATATGTAGGCTAAATTGTGGTTCCTTCCTATCTAAACACAACCAAAATGTTACATGAATTGAGCTACCATTTGCTCCTTTCTGGACCCATCATCTGACTTAATACCGCTCTGCAATAGTGAATCTttgacaaataaataaaaatgaattaTACATTTGCCAAATTAGTTATTGTAAGGTTTTTCCTCTAATTGTTTACTGGAAGCAAATTCTTGACAGATACAATGCGATCAGTTCTGTTTGGTTCTCGCAGTGCTTACTTCCTTCCATGACACACAGTTCAATATTTGGCTACAGTGCGTCACTCTGCTCTCTATATTTAGAGGTGCAGGCTGCTTCCTCAAGAAGGCTGAGGCTCTTCAGAGTTAACATGTGATTTTGTGTTATGATTCTACTGAATCACCTCGCAATGCACAGTACACAATAGCAACGTGTTTGAAGAAGTAAAATAGCTCTCAAGCTGATTATGAAATCCCCCAAAAAGTTGCAAGGACATTTCATAATTTTGTCAAATCCTATTTATTTTTCAGGTTTTGGGCTGCAGCTTGATCAGAGTCGATGAGATGCTGGCGTGAGGGGTGACACTGGTTTTGTCTCCTCCCTGAGGTCCAGGGAGCCAGGATGCAGGGGGCGATAGCACGGGTGTTTGTGGTGGTGGCAGCGGCCATCTTGAACCATCCGCTGCTGTTCCCGCAGGAGAACACCACCCTCCCAGAGCAGGATGAGGCCCTGCTGGCCCGCATGAGGGAGCATGAGAAGAGGCTGGAGCTGGAGCAGGCGCGGCTGGAGCAGGAGCTCTTGTATGCAGGCACAGAGCAGCAGGACCCTGGCTCAGAGGACGGCTACGGCTGGTACTTCTGGAGCGCCCTCTCACTGGCCATCTTCTTCACTATTGAGGTGTGTCGGCAGGATTTGGCAGACATGGAAGCCCGATACGCTGATGATGAGGATGGGTTTGTTGAGAGTGGATCCATCAGTTCCAAGACACTCCAGCTCGATAAAGGAGTCCTAAACAGCTTCTGTGAGAGATGCATCTACACCTCGGCCCATGAGAACTGGCGGGTGCGGGAATTTGTGGAGGGCTTCGCTGACGACCTGCTGGAGTCCCTGAGGAGTGTGTGTGATAGGGAGACTGACATGGAGGTGGCGGACTTTGTGGGCGTTGGGAGCATGTTTGAGTCGTGGAGGGTGAGCAAGCCGCTGATGTGTGATCTCATTGTCCCTTTCACCCCCCCGGAGCCATACTCCTTCCAGTTCCAGCTGTGGTGCAGCCCCTCCAGTGACGTGCCCCTGGACATGCAGGGCTGTGGCAGGATCAAGGTGACAAAGGTCGGGGAGAATGAGGATGGCTGTCTCTGTGGCTCTGCCAACCTGGGTGAGGACATGCTGTGCTTGCTACACAGCAAAAATGAAAAGCCCAGAGCAGACCACACCCCGGATGACCTTCTGTGCTCCAAGAACACACCTTATCTGGCTAAGGACCAGGTCATGAAGTGGTTCCAGATATCCGTGACCAAAGCCTGGGGACGGATTTCTCACAAGTACGAGTTTGAGCTCACTTTCCACAACCTGGATGCGACTGGAGCACTGAAGGTCCGATTCCGCTCAGGAAAGGTTGTTGTGATGAACATCATCCCCGTTGTGGAACTAGATGGCACAAATGCCTACTTTGTATCACACTTCGCCTCTGACAGCAGCACCTATTCAGACACTTACTGGCCCCTCTCCTTCGCTGTCTATGAGAAGAACCTGCTCAAACATGTGACTAAAAGCCTGCCTGAAAATTCCTGCCACCTccactgccttcagctcatcacTTTCCTACACAAGAAACAGATGGGTCTAACTGGCAGGTGTGCTCTGACCAACTACCACCTAAAGACGACCCTGCTGCACCTGTTGTTGAGTAAGGGCTCGTCTAGCTGGGGCTCTGAGAGTCTGGAGCACAGGCTACGGGACATGCTAGGCTTCCTTCACAGGAGTCTTCAGGAGAAGAGACTCTGTCACGCTTTGGTTGGGAACAGCCAAGTTCCACCAGAAGTCCGGGTTCCGGCACCATTCCACACGGCGGAGCCCATCAATCTTTTCCGGCCACTGGTGTTACAGAGAGAGCTTTACGCTGACACGCTTCGGCATTTCCAGGAGATGCTCAGGAACGCTCCTGTTCTGATTCAGGAGTACACGCCTTTGTTACAAAATGGCGACACTCACCACAGACTCAACTCGATGGCACAGTCTGAGTAATGGACTCTGTTTTAATGCACTGCAATGAGTGGAGGTATtcttaataacaataataataattaacaAAAGTATGTTACAGCTTTAAGACATTTCTCTAGGCACTGAAAAGAGAAGTGAACAACGTTCCTTTGTTATTTTGAAATGGACTTTGTGGTTGGTGGTTTTATTTGATAGCAGCTTCTAAAAACACTCAAGGAAGTTACCAAAGCGTGTTCTTAGTAACAGCACTGTAACTGGTATTTCAATATGGCTGTTTCACAAGTGCAATTATATTTTACTGAATTGAAGGTTTACAAAAACTGTTTTCCCCTCACAAAATTAGAGCAGTATATTTTGATATGAAGAATAAGTATTATTTTTGTATTCTAGAGAAGACCACATCATACTTTGTAGTATGTGTGTTTTTATGATGCAGTATTATGTAGTACTTGTCAACAATTGCTATTTGACATGAAGGGATATTCATTTTGTAAGCCGTGCAACAGTTTGAAAATACCAATTGAAGACTCCCTGTTACACGTCTTGGCTGTCATTCACCAAAAGACAAGAATGTCAGCAAAGGTATTCCGTTGAAATTCCTTTACAATGGGTACATGAGGAACATAAGATAATTTTAGAAAttcctttcagcatgacaatcttAGAAATGACACACAACATGTACACAGCCGATGTTGTACGGTTGTGCTAACTAATTGAAGGAAAAATTCCCCTCTGTTTAAGTTCAGTCTTAGGTTCACGTATAATTAAATGGCAAATAGACAACGTATGGTTTGAGATAGTGGAATGCACTTGTAAAAATGtcatttgtgtgtatatatatatatatatatatatatatatatatattaaaaaaaatatttattaaaagaaaatgtatattttgtaGTATTACCCGTATCGCTCATACCCATTGTAACTTGCCTATTTTACCACAGAATGTACTTTTAACAGCGTCTGTTTTTTTGCAGTGTTTTTATTCATAAATGTTGAAGGACTTTATTCCTTGTGTTGTGAGTAATGCCATTGATTTTTCTACACATGGACATACAAGATAGGATTTGACAATGTGACAGGCAAGATAGTGGCATAACCAGTGGCAGTGCTCCACCCTCTATTCACAGACCTGTCcaagtacagtataggttaatGTCAGGACTGGTGGTGAAAATAAGGTAATGCAGATGACTATCACACTATTTCACTTCCAGATTTCAGGACAACAATATAAAAACACCGGAACTCTTGTTGTGCAATCTTTATTACATGACAATATTTATAAGctttgtaaatgtaaaaaaatatgccAGGTGTTGACTAAGCATGATAGAAATGAACTTCAACAGACATGACTCACATAGTTCCATCAGTATTTCTGATCTAGCACTTATGAAACCAAACTAAATAATCATTGTTATTAGTTCATTGAACATCTGGTAATCAAACCATGTTCCATATACAATGAAATGTAAACAAAGGAAAGGAGTACAGAAATGAACCTTCAGAAAAGTTTCCTATGAGATAAACAGCTGCACAACTAAGTTGACATCTACAGCTGATGCCATAATTACCATAGCAggaatataaaatacatttaaaatgggAGAATTGGATGGTCAAGGGTGAACTGCCACCGTGCCATGTATCTACAGGCCATGGTCAAAATTGGATTTCCCTCGGACATAGCCCATGTTAAAGACCTTGTAGGTCTCACTGCGGAACATGGTGGCTTTCACTGTTGGATCCTCAAACATGCACTCTGTCCACTTCTTGAGCTCAGTGGTACCATTCAGACAGCTTGGAATAAGAGATTACATTTATTTGAGTTTTGAAAATGAGACTAATGAGTTCAAAGTGCACTGCTAGTGACAAGGTTGAGCCAAACTATATAAATCACACAAGCAATAGGACCATCTCATAAACCCTGTGAGAGACGCAATAAGAATGTGAATGATTATGTAAACTGCTGTTCATACACTAGGGCCAGTATTCACAAAGCGTTTCAGAGTAGGAGTATGATCACACTATCATATGATCAGGGAGGACCAGAGCCCATATCCAAAAAGCGTCCCAGAGTAGAACATTTGTCGCATGTGCTGAGAATAGAGACATTTTACTCCTACTCTTATGGGTAAAAATAGATTTTTAGGAACCTCA encodes the following:
- the LOC129836359 gene encoding inositol 1,4,5-trisphosphate receptor-interacting protein-like, translated to MQGAIARVFVVVAAAILNHPLLFPQENTTLPEQDEALLARMREHEKRLELEQARLEQELLYAGTEQQDPGSEDGYGWYFWSALSLAIFFTIEVCRQDLADMEARYADDEDGFVESGSISSKTLQLDKGVLNSFCERCIYTSAHENWRVREFVEGFADDLLESLRSVCDRETDMEVADFVGVGSMFESWRVSKPLMCDLIVPFTPPEPYSFQFQLWCSPSSDVPLDMQGCGRIKVTKVGENEDGCLCGSANLGEDMLCLLHSKNEKPRADHTPDDLLCSKNTPYLAKDQVMKWFQISVTKAWGRISHKYEFELTFHNLDATGALKVRFRSGKVVVMNIIPVVELDGTNAYFVSHFASDSSTYSDTYWPLSFAVYEKNLLKHVTKSLPENSCHLHCLQLITFLHKKQMGLTGRCALTNYHLKTTLLHLLLSKGSSSWGSESLEHRLRDMLGFLHRSLQEKRLCHALVGNSQVPPEVRVPAPFHTAEPINLFRPLVLQRELYADTLRHFQEMLRNAPVLIQEYTPLLQNGDTHHRLNSMAQSE